The following are encoded in a window of Salmo trutta chromosome 27, fSalTru1.1, whole genome shotgun sequence genomic DNA:
- the LOC115164648 gene encoding protein PRRC2C, whose translation MAAQVEVQTGEVERIGVGGRLHLSPLSDSSNKSLTEGSSNTQASLIITPEPSKPVPAPKPRLTPRPFAVEKNPTIRPILAPKPNTNPRPVSTRPTSYKPDSPSTSKPQQPNVTSKHRPVPTNPSCPAPNSYKPSHKLSMGQTTKPVAQPFKPAPLLTLGDPSKPTPSQPVRRQKPAVAGLFHSRGPKKPPSAEWSGSTKPEKERNKTASSIRAGAASMTRAKSMGFLSQIGQDEEERKGDEGPKVTVQLRSQSRASRPRPVSAIFLPSPTQAESPTPAARWAVRRPLSVDLTSKFESIGLSLHHGRPAKTDSKENTPVEPLRRTEKEKGAEGTNVTPPAPDSKPSALVRGREKKTEEEDDKDEGKGGGSIKRQISLLLDSSSSSSPVVPLRVAAQRPGSNSPVQPIQEADVTLGGVKQRIRKLTEDTVTPPAQTPAVRPQFKSRPLPPDLTRRLGSERSTDLGSPSPNEATDRHESDTDPQRRVEDSVYSFSHQQKVDEDIRGIQEQPTQTTSDPSAVLTEAGRRVESSPSSGAQMVRAALFENVVERHSVLVMEEDRAQSATKGCPKRSVTLKLGDGENDGSLVTATYRKPVSPSSPLLVEHLFDTVQAVGKRRAVSESVPLAQLEDKAMTLRSRRSEGNRSARAEPVEERHAQVQGVLSLAQRRAPASQQEQGPHYLRVGVLQKWNTTEMDREAEVEKGRQREKKTERMEDEKERQREAERRMQMDVDREKPREQEREEVAAPKRLKMLEADEQPPKARATYFALTGQIQETISYGDEETERGDVEVPFDNFSMKSGQWGSQGKVLQVRRNPSLDEAFGKSSQGQQQEELMERNQTPERERGTAWDRRTWREPLEIEKQKQVDLEKVRELEREKEQQRESKEFEREKQTQLDMERQKPLEYARKREKEKLKELERERRNELENERLSERQRELERHRWQELQRERPIEFGRQREQERQKEFEKERQRQLDLERQKEFEKERQRQLDLERQKEFEKERTEELERIKEMERRQVFEFEKQKQNERERQQLLELEKQRLREKMERAEQEKMRHQAIQQEEDRQRELERERMQELERERQRDLERQKQRELERQRQKQLDFERQELENQRDRKRELERERQRVEELERIKEMERRQLFEFEKQKQNARGRQQLHELGKQRLRERMEREEQEKMRQVAIQEEAEKQRIMERQRRENQERGVLNSLPLRPKMLDVDSVSLGDKHSRGSPHSPGVRWKQPSPWADDHYRPGILDIDSFRSQTETQPLPTREVSDPGSGVSSHPHSPEREGGHRMAPEGTVGRPSTVWAPSQQELWEQRLSIDKESVDRPMARPEPPRKSANKPSLEQLLHRLEDRATAPILVPERRWSGMPSEPSFPMEQTWFPQDSEPQGHRAEARGQRRSQGSQELNRMRSRSVSHRSAPSEGAMEGSLRMRSRSAHRERVRQSWEQLKQNLDGEEWRDMDTLVRETDSQYGTWETGLHTDDSLTPATPTSDSHPGQSPRKPTPLYTPGEHVHSPPSDLDTPDGFPAQTEIQPLPFPEASTSLLDSSALRSRVQLSKMRGPRSRPSRVSRKTAALSVHPEGQATPTEDWRSRDSTEDKVESSKKDSDSEELARGADPRSAAASSQPQRVALFPGMDPSALMAQLKKRSDSDNQTEGPATSPSQLSRSPKSPFLPRASRVLPPSGGKENGEEASPQWLRELKSKKRLSQYENDS comes from the exons ATGGCTGCACAAGTGGAGGTGCAGACTGGGGAGGTGGAAAGGATTGGTGTAGGGGGTCGACTGCACCTCAGCCCTCTGTCTGACTCCAGCAACAAGAGCCTCACGGAGGGTTCCTCCAACACCCAGGCCTCCCTCATCATCACCCCAGAGCCTAGTAAGCCTGTCCCTGCACCCAAACCACGGCTCACTCCCAGACCTTTCGCTGTGGAGAAAAACCCCACCATCCGGCCCATACTTGCGCCTAAGCCTAATACCAACCCCCGACCAGTGTCCACTCGCCCTACttcttacaaacctgactcacccAGCACCTCAAAACCTCAGCAGCCGAATGTCACCAGCAAACACAGGCCAGTGCCGACCAACCCCAGCTGTCCTGCTCCTAACTCCTACAAACCCTCTCATAAGTTGAGCATGGGACAAACCACGAAGCCTGTAGCCCAGCCCTTCAAACCCGCCCCTCTTCTAACCCTTGGGGACCCCAGCAAACCAACTCCCTCCCAACCGGTGCGGCGTCAGAAGCCAGCTGTGGCAGGCTTGTTCCACTCACGAGGCCCTAAGAAACCGCCTTCAGCAGAATGGTCCGGATCCACCAAACCAGAGAAGGAAAGGAACAAAACAGCATCCAGTATCAGAGCTGGGGCAGCCTCTATGACCAGAGCCAAGTCTATGGGCTTCCTCAGTCAGATAGGGCAAGATGAGGAGGAAAGGAAGGGGGATGAAGGGCCCAAGGTCACAGTTCAACTCCGATCCCAGTCTAGAGCCTCCAGGCCCAGACCTGTGTCGGCCATCTTCCTGCCCTCTCCCACTCAGGCTGAGTCGCCCACCCCAGCTGCTCGCTGGGCAGTGAGACGTCCCCTCTCAGTCGACCTCACCTCCAAGTTTGAGTCCATTGGCCTGTCGCTGCACCACGGCCGACCTGCCAAGACCGACAGCAAGGAAAACACTCCGGTGGAACCGCTACggaggacagagaaggagaagggAGCAGAGGGGACCAATGTTACACCACCGGCCCCAGACAGCAAGCCCTCAGCCCTCGtacgagggagagagaaaaaaacagaggaggaggatgataaGGATGAGGGAAAGGGTGGAGGCAGCATTAAGAGACAGATCAGTCTCTTGCTtgattcctcctcttcttcctctcctgtgGTTCCTCTCCGTGTTGCTGCCCAAAGACCAGGGTCTAACTCTCCAGTACAGCCAATCCAAGAGGCAGATGTAACATTGGGTGGTGTTAAACAGCGAATCAGGAAGCTTACTGAAGATACTGTTACACCACCAGCCCAGACCCCTGCTGTTAGACCACAGTTCAAGTCCCGCCCTCTGCCCCCTGACCTGACCAGAAG GCTTGGCTCTGAGAGGTCCACAGACCTCGGCAGTCCCTCCCCCAATGAGGCGACAGACCGCCATGAGAGTGACACTGATCCTCAAAGGAGG GTGGAGGACTCCGTTTACAGCTTCAGTCACCAACAAAAGGTGGATGAGGACATCAGAGGCATACAAGAGCAGCCCACCCAGACCACCTCTGACCCATCAGCAGTACTGACTGAGGCAGGGCGACGGGTGGAGAGCAGCCCCAGCAGTGGGGCGCAGATGGTGCGAGCAGCCCTGTTTGAGAATGTGGTGGAGAGACACAGCGTGCTGGTGATGGAGGAGGATAGGGCACAGAGTGCCACAAAGGGCTGTCCCAAGAGAAGTGTGACCCTCAAACTTGGGGATGGGGAGAACGACGGCAGCCTGGTCACCGCTACCTACCGCAAGCCTGTGTCTCCCTCCAGTCCACTTCTTGTAGAGCACTTGTTTGACACTGTGCAGGCGGTGGGAAAGAGGAGAGCCGTTAGTGAGAGTGTCCCTTTGGCTCAGCTGGAGGACAAAGCCATGACCCTCCGTTCCAGGCGTTCTGAGGGCAATCGGTCAGCCAGGGCTGAGCCAGTGGAGGAGAGACATGCTCAGGTCCAAGGAGTCCTCAGTTTGGCTCAAAGGAGAGCACCAGCCTCCCAACAGGAACAGGGTCCACACTACCTGAGGGTTGGAGTTCTGCAGAAGTGGAATACCACTGAGATGGATAGGGAGGCAGAGGTAGAGAAAGGAAGGCAAAGGGAAAAGAAGACGGAGAGAATGGAGgatgagaaagagaggcagagggaagCGGAGAGGAGGATGCAAATGGATGTAGACAGGGAGAAGccgagagaacaggagagggaggaagtggCAGCACCGAAGCGGTTGAAAATGCTGGAGGCAGATGAGCAGCCACCCAAGGCCAGGGCCACCTACTTTGCTCTGACTGGTCAGATCCAGGAAACCATATCCTATGGGGACGAGGAAACCGAGAGAGGGGACGTGGAAGTTCCCTTTGACAATTTCTCTATGAAGTCTGGACAATGGGGCTCTCAAGGGAAGGTCTTACAAGTACGAAGGAACCCCTCTCTAGATGAAGCTTTTGGAAAAAGCTCCCAAGGTCAACAACAAGAAGAACTGATGGAGCGGAATCAAACAccggaaagggagagaggaacgGCATGGGACAGACGGACATGGAGGGAGCCGCTggaaatagaaaaacaaaaacaagtagaCCTTGAGAAAGTAAGAGAATTGGAGCGGGAGaaagaacagcagagggagagcaAGGAGTttgagagggagaaacagacacagcTGGACATGGAGAGACAGAAACCGTTAGAATatgcaagaaagagagagaaggaaaagctaAAAgaattagaaagagagagacgaaaTGAGTTGGAGAACGAGAGACTGAGCGAGAGACAAAGAGAGCTGGAAAGACATCGATGGCAAGAGCTGCAGAGGGAGAGACCGATAGAgtttgggagacagagagagcaggagagacagaaagagtttgaaaaggagaggcagagacagtTAGACTTAGAGAGGCAGAAAGAGTTTGAaaaggagaggcagagacagtTAGActtagagagacagaaagagtttGAAAAGGAGAGGACTGAAGAGTTGGAGAGAAtaaaggagatggagagaaggcaAGTGTTTGAGTTTGAAAAACAGaagcagaatgagagagagaggcaacagCTTCTGGAGCTTGAAAAGCAGAGACTAAGAGAAAAAATGGAGAGAGCGGAGCAGGAGAAGATGAGACATCAAGCCATACAACaggaggaagacagacagagagagttggaaagggaaagaatgcaagagttggagagagagaggcaacgcGATCTggaaagacagaaacagagagagttggagaggcagCGACAGAAACAGTTGGACTTTGAGAGACAGGAATTGGAAAACCAGAGGGATAGAAAAAgggagttagagagggagagacagagggtagaAGAACTGGAGAGAAtaaaggagatggagagaagacaACTGTTTGAGTTTGAAAAACAGAAGCAGAATGCGAGAGGGAGACAACAGCTTCATGAGCTTGGAAAGCAGAGACTAAgggaaaggatggagagagaggagcaggagaagatgaGACAGGTAGCCATacaagaggaggcagagaaacagagaatcatggagaggcagaggagagagaaccaGGAGAGGGGGGTGCTGAACTCTTTACCTCTCAGACCTAAAATGCTGGATGTAGACTCTGTGTCTCTGGGTGACAAGCACTCCAGAGGCAGTCCTCACTCCCCTGGTGTCCGATGGAAGCAGCCCTCTCCCTGGGCAGATGACCACTACAGACCTGGTATCCTGGACATAGACTCATTCAGGTCCCAGACCGAGACACAACCCTTGCCCACTAGAGAGGTGTCAGACCCAGGTAGTGGGGTAAGCTCCCACCCCCACTCTCCAGAAAGGGAAGGTGGCCATAGGATGGCTCCCGAGGGCACAGTGGGGCGACCCAGTACAGTGTGGGCCCCCTCTCAGCAGGAGCTGTGGGAGCAGAGGCTAAGCATCGACAAGGAATCAGTGGATAGGCCCATGGCTAGACCAGAGCCACCCAGGAAGTCTGCCAATAAACCCAGCCTGGAGCAGCTCCTCCACAGACTGGAGGACAGGGCCACAGCCCCCATCCTGGTCCCAGAGAGACGCTGGTCTGGTATGCCCAGTGAACCATCCTTCCCCATGGAGCAGACCTGGTTCCCCCAGGACTCAGAGCCCCAGGGGCACAGGGCAGAGgccagaggacagaggagatctCAGGGCTCCCAG GAGCTGAACCGGATGAGGTCCCGCAGCGTGTCCCATAGATCAGCCCCGTCGGAGGGTGCTATGGAGgggagcctcaggatgaggagcaGGAGTGCACATAGAGAGAGGGTCCGACAGAGCTGG gAGCAGTTGAAGCAGAATCTGGACGGTGAGGAGTGGAGGGACATGGACACATTGGTCCGTGAGACGGACAGTCAGTACGGGACCTGGGAGACAGGACTGCACACTGACGATAG CCTGACTCCTGCCACGCCCACCTCAGACAGCCACCCCGGTCAGTCCCCTAGGAAACCCACTCCACTTTACACGCCAGGGGAACATGTCCACTCCCCGCCCAGCGACCTCGACACTCCAGACGGCTTCCCTGCCCAGACCGAGATACAACCCCTCCCCTTCCCTGAG GCCTCCACCAGCCTGCTGGACTCCAGTGCTCTGCGCTCCAGGGTGCAGTTGAGTAAGATGCGGGGGCCACGTTCACGCCCCTCCAGGGTCTCTCGTAAGACTGCTGCTCTGTCTGTACACCCAGAGGGGCAGGCCACGCCTACTGAGGACTGGCGCTCTCGAGACTCCACAG AGGACAAAGTGGAGTCTTCCAAGAAGGACTCAGACTCTGAGGAGCTAGCGAGAGGAGCAGACCCCCGCTCTGCTGCTGCCTCCTCCCAGCCCCAGAGAGTCGCCCTCTTCCCTGGGATGGACCCATCTGCTCTCATG GCCCAGCTCAAGAAGAGAAGTGACTCTGACAATCAGACTGAGGGACCCGCCACTTCTCCCTCCCAGTTATCCCGTTCTCCTAAATCCCCCTTCCTTCCCCGGGCATCCCGTGTGCTGCCCCCCTCCGGAGGGAAAGAAAATGG TGAAGAGGCCTCACCACAGTGGCTGAGAGAGCTGAAGTCCAAGAAGCGCTTGAGTCAGTATGAAAATGACAGCTAA